TCGGCCTCGCGGCCGGCTTCTGGACGCGCGATGCAGCGCGCATCCACCGTGTGAGCCGGCTGCTGCAGGCGGGAACGGTCTGGGTGAACACCTACCGCGGCATGGACTGGCAGACCCCGTTCGGCGGCTACAAGCACTCGGGCATCGGCCGGGAGAACGGACTCGAGGGGCTGCGGGAGTTCCAGGAGACGAAGGCCGTGGTGCAGGAGTTCGGCCGGGCTGCGGATCCCTTCGGCCTCGCGCCCGCTGATCAGTGAACGAAGACTTCGAGAAAGAGATGGATGAAGTGACTACGGAGGAGAATATGTCGACTATCGTCGTGGATTGCCTGGAGTACAGCAATCCCTCGCGCGAGCGGTTCGTCGAGTGGCGCGAGGGCGGCGTCGGCTGCGTGCACGTCACCGTCGCGGTCTGGGAGACGGCCCGCGAGACGCTGTCGGTGCTCGGCAGATGGAATGATCTGTTCGCCGAGAACGGCGACCTGGTCGCGCTCGCCACGAGCGCCCAGGACATCCGGGACATCGTGGCCTCGGGGCGCACGGCCGTGATGTTCGGGTTCCAGAACACCGCACCGTTCGAAGACGACATCCGACTCGTCCGCGTCTTCCACGACCTGGGCGTGCGCATCGTGCAGCTCACGTACAATACCCAGAACAGCATCGCCGCGGGCTGCTGGGAGGACGACGACGCCGGCCTCTCCACCCACGTCGGGCGCCAGTTCGTGCGCGAGCTCAACGAGGTGGGCATGCTGATCGACCTCTCCCACTGCTCGGAGCGCACCTGCCTCGACACCATCGCCGAGAGCTCGGTTCCGGTGGCCGTCACGCACGCCAACCCGCTGGAGTTCGTCGGTTCTGAGGTCGAGCTCGGCCGCCGCCCCAAGTCGTCGGAGGTGCTCGAGCAGTTGACCGCGCGTGGCGGCGTGGTGGGGCTCAGCCCCTACGTGCGGATGCTCAAGAACGGCATCCGCACCACGGAGCAGGAGTTCGTGGACATGATCAGCTGGACCGTCGATCGCTTCGGCGTCGAGCACGTGGCGATGGGCACCGACTTCTACACCGGGTACGGAGTGGAGGCCGTGAAGTGGTGGCGCATGGGCCGTTGGGGCCGTGAGAGCCCGGTGCCGATCGATGAGAGCGCGCCTGTCGTGGAGTGGCCCGCGTGGTTCCAGTCGCCGACCGCGTTCCCCACCCTCATGGACAGCATGCGCCGCGCGGGCTTCACCGATCACGATCTCGGTCTGGTGATGGGCGGCAACTGGCTGCGCCTCTTCGACGAGATCTTCGATCGGCCGTCGGCATGACATCGCACGTGCTCGTCATCGGAGGGGGCCACAACGGACTCGTGGCCGCGAACTACCTGGCGATGACCGGGCACCGGGTGACGCTCGTCGAGCAGCGCGAGCGGCTCGGAGGCGTCGTGGGCCGCTTCGAATACATGCCTGGCTACGCCTCGTCGATCACCAACTCGCCGGGGTCGTTCGAGGGCGCGATCATGCAGGAGCTCCGCCTGCAGGATTTCGGGCTGCGCTTCCACCGCCCCGAGACCACCCTCCTGCATCCCATGGATGACGGGCTCTTCGTCGGGTGGCGCGACCCGCAGCTCGTCGAGGAGCAGATGGAGAGGATGGCGCCTGGAGAGTTCGCCAGGCATCGGGAGCTGGTGTCACGGCTCGATCGTCTGGGGGAGCAGGTCGGCCTCTCGATGTGGGAGCGGCCGCTCGACCAGCGGGCGGTGCTGGAGCG
The genomic region above belongs to Leucobacter muris and contains:
- a CDS encoding membrane dipeptidase; the encoded protein is MSTIVVDCLEYSNPSRERFVEWREGGVGCVHVTVAVWETARETLSVLGRWNDLFAENGDLVALATSAQDIRDIVASGRTAVMFGFQNTAPFEDDIRLVRVFHDLGVRIVQLTYNTQNSIAAGCWEDDDAGLSTHVGRQFVRELNEVGMLIDLSHCSERTCLDTIAESSVPVAVTHANPLEFVGSEVELGRRPKSSEVLEQLTARGGVVGLSPYVRMLKNGIRTTEQEFVDMISWTVDRFGVEHVAMGTDFYTGYGVEAVKWWRMGRWGRESPVPIDESAPVVEWPAWFQSPTAFPTLMDSMRRAGFTDHDLGLVMGGNWLRLFDEIFDRPSA